The following are encoded in a window of Vespa crabro chromosome 2, iyVesCrab1.2, whole genome shotgun sequence genomic DNA:
- the LOC124422189 gene encoding lysosomal-trafficking regulator isoform X7 has protein sequence MQWRERNVDVNQSEAAAQEEILEEDPNLQEFAACDSYDVSSFEDDGRLKTVESEGEDDDEHHHEHLGMSSGSSDKLQILWDHFIHAEPLSYEKSSWLDIFLAELLAQVKEGRDVKDAVSFCSVGGGGVSTLVACELLSDVHELCAKKSEGGELVGLRRYLARDRGWRCLAVLHLLGVRGLSCGRELVALLVALYPVALQEDNSSDKSKESSIRNPYVKLHCNDDSVDTVIIVPYAKRRNIKSISRCVKSYEGNARISRKKSSNRKQGIGIRMASYNNKQKSLGTKTKRNTTKSESSESEFLTDGIDQARSLTLKIRLNPMDFEYFTSVVRSDEEQKWQAALYELPARPAKKIPLDYIDERIKEVLNATMNNFETSFLIIQLLQGLRDYDTPAEQTPAVQVLKFALDTIWSLQFGIDGTGLTRIECATLKAAAARLMLIALERVLRADEPTTAVIHNGLLPMTLRLLEDACTKSIGSDLSPDEGSLLQEFIFATMYGIITFLYCLLHQRSANVDNLSDFFELFRLFAESQDGKLIEKTILAIVSLPSADPTRSVVRAKKIIDMIGALTSGLKRVRRDIAHMSLCHRNKHKFCVDNIQSHHHSDVLGLPYTESIVGVSILEQACCVSSLFMTLTNLLKESYACVPELRIRLLKVTTAAGTCCCFSPKILLSSIVTFLKKRDYSTYNPAVILLERTLFKELGAYPVINNCETCNRPPNYSWEFLEMYKELLTPDDPKLSYIVIAHLLKVTPTSKFQVRQELLVRVFYPTFLKAKTYYNNDKECVAAKFLILSCLSLMSNLIGNMQMWEKFIEMDGLKEVLVLLPDVTFTRSVYILLEVAVIMEIWNSNCHEADTLRETEEIALKSLFKFLENETSDLLNILEELEKNQSKENPEKSWENENAYGPTKVNVESEEIEIIVQSENSSLEVLEIDNQSCINENVQPKLNYNSETMIILETSDIASITTGKEINLQKASAVWRATAGVALCSPNFRLELSSHPIANEALKLFRSLAINVATDNIHDILLLSDTNKSAYKLFEALITCCLTCSLCGCDVAMELRKVLMQTGVRLGHGIATIIEALLKVSMLKPAHEQTIPQQPRARLPTMNLDTLPDCGAEDSSTGEYVTADDGYEADIEIPGKSCHSNVTKKSGSIGPVVEPRGHANAHPALCTLAIDLLIHFSKQDLDAERRSIVTNGLRKLAITCRESVSSCAALAGSGVITKMLNGFKDIFTSNDPQYQDLQHAALEVFTLLATQAISSTELDTYLSFFKVKKPPMSLLLEPLYHLVITARPQPNFILSFPVECDTQKILKSQPDENKSLEKAENLVNNFKKKHLSMGICSPWSVHATCLPVGPELTWSVWLLGCSASMWLRVERGFPFNNRGTIMSTAPLLNTNSESLSDWGILSDNWSREGRKTFDLFLGTPAVAGSSSPPTPASIIHLMSIGMEYLVLEIWLDFRSDKLILRLTRPDDKTNRTVSETSISGILPSGRWHHLAINFKDTILNKRSAVIDVVIWIDGWKEINAQLPFDGILVRKPGTTCILLGQIGSTSIGAWYLGNLMVFRYPVFTKERALYLASLGPNFTNLADCILNMAKPDFAPLITSGALNDVREIKFEGGKFDTSRRKSYGGTYLRRAVETKVLENKIDWESVMDATNSQLGELQDALLLSYEAQNPNIVHLYPQAIANPAVVRNLFPGHPGFRVVSAPEHRVSQQPPLSIAPILTTCLECQQYRGLIPAASLMGGVPIFLFLFARVVELNSTEEEQALAFSIVLHLTRSDSELLNQYRAEGGTSLLLRVLESPHCHAGRHMLKAMLDAACDSSILIKDIGSGNPSISQNCEAVITDPELVKGALTAWRTWAKSDTLNLLLQAILLLLRDQHSQREFNAFQLNRVGIVDTILMLCKEHFMYEDLGAILEPSIGSVVVELIRALMGAPPEFEHLVAITDYLVLVHQASETYITHSKHNIYFLLPPLTEGKVNIRKYLTVTSSSSEESIGILENSKLNKALTNVQIQKSKTIKRKERRNDQSKDTSAGEDSGIAASDGSNLQTNEKQSTYIDERKACQGLVCEGLLLLLRDAIRVLPDSQVGPVLKHVLRAEVLLVLANNPDARVRTALIKVIQTYLQRASDEEVNKFIKQKYFLHLANQISLYPGSESLINALENLALRGPTLAAMPPLMAMIAKTAAIESNIAHPIISFITDIIAKNSNALRMILEQGLIECLVQALIATAHRGNSTSLNHDIHVLLVAIATKLLESPGNHQMQAVLELHLILNHMELKEMSECNKCTMCIPVIRDAQVALFDGELDALTAKISTHSGFRLRSTASYLASASYLTTVLTTSSEQSDHGSRSSSYGSLHGTSISVVRETGKGELYDRFRMVLTRAVEFVTAADESPSGNELQLTRRLFSILLHGLCDPLERKNHWSSAWFTKPALRKYTAKLMVWLLGPHQSNNTRIYAVRSLMEEPKAHEILLSLLEVHPQVEQRFTVFFWDLLQRDEMSSADARMCAEFREALRIWDLAKSIEQASPGIWNEELALLRRELMRDRDIWIDANLPAIYRISNRFDGLAKQLTDSAMTITRTVVEEQNRERKVLMERLKHARAMEAQSVEKWRDLAKRLTHERALWHFPESYPCSWELDPTEGPARVRIRLQRCHLDIDERFFLAEHKDKLGVSKIEAPLSYLFSMSRQDINASTLIERLHTSERIRKMSQAKVVTPRAELAGEVLIGETCLYFVPDNPDVPLHTDIALGGLDLAMAGGTAWRLEDIRELHKRRYQLQERAIEIFLITGRTYLLAFNSSKERDEFATELSTCNLPRRIPGDDLGEAIALWRSGALTNWEYITCLNKLAGRSYNDLMQYPVFPFVLSDYINDKIDLNNPKIYRNFKRPMAVQDKKNEQHYINNYNYLKQALSEGLNLIALNQEPFHYGSHYSNSGTVLHFLVRLPPFTSMFLCYQDDNFDIPDRTFHALATTWRLTSCDSTTDVKELIPEFFYLPEFLLNFEGFNFGVRQNGNRVSDVELPKWCGGDARLFILAHRAALEADLVREVLPYWIDLVFGFRQTGRPAVEAINVFHPATYYGFNVEQIADPLERQAWETMVRTYGQTPAQLFRNSHPLPIQNLGTVVASTLIPQVIEGVEGIKWGNYVGAPGNEPVLCWKHKHRTLLSYLIPLATGDVFGLPNCTTLLIGYAKEKGTSMFSGMSVLGAALASWGGNDGIARLKCKKEQPPKPLTKSSGLDPITILASAPDCGQLWTGYLSGKITVHTYNIGTSGKIEFSSIPASVLLAHRNRVTAISLSRVFSIAVSGDGNGVIVIWDLNSLSYIRSIVCDYKYSIHLLSISETLGDIAVTYEIFNKADKKDLAVRSELRVYTINARSVGSVLSKSRITALCYSNAPEGVSVNVVATGLDNGVIRLWSSWDLRLVREIINTAKGCGAIIAIAWALDQHHLYAATEDCTVLIWEGSKRLSNGTPKFVNLTSL, from the exons ATGCAGTGGCGGGAACGTAAC GTTGACGTCAATCAATCCGAGGCTGCAGCTCAAGAAGAGATTTTGGAAGAAGATCCGAATTTGCAGGAGTTCGCTGCTTGTGATTCCTACGATGTGAGTAGCTTCGAAGACGATGGAAGATTAAAAACCGTTGAGTCCGAAggcgaagacgacgacgaacaCCATCACGAACACTTAGGAATGTCTTCAGGTTCTTCCGATAAATTACAAATACTTTGGGATCATTTCATTCACGCTGAACCACTAAGTTACGAG aaatcaTCTTGGCTCGACATATTTTTGGCAGAATTACTTGCTCAAGTGAAGGAAGGTAGAGACGTGAAAGATGCCGTTTCCTTTtg ttCAGTCGGTGGTGGTGGAGTATCTACACTCGTGGCATGCGAATTGCTTTCGGACGTACATGAACTCTGTGCGAAAAAAAGTGAAGGCGGTGAATTGGTCGGCTTGAGAAGATATTTAGCTCGAGATCGTGGCTGGCGTTGTTTAGCAGTCTTGCATTTGTTGGGTGTACGTGGATTATCGTGTGGTCGTGAGCTTGTTGCACTGTTAGTAGCATTATATCCAGTCGCTCTTCAAGAAGATAATTCTTCAGATAAGTCGAAAGAATCGTCTATTCGCAATCCTTACGTTAAGCTTCATTGTAACGACGACTCAGTCGATACGGTGATCATAGTGCCTTACGCTAAGCGAAGAAACATCAAGTCAATAAGTCGCTGCGTTAAAAGTTACGAAGGCAATGCAAGgatatcaagaaaaaaaagtagtaaCCGTAAGCAAGGTATCGGCATTAGAATGGCATCgtacaataataaacaaaaatcttTGGGAACCAAAACAAAACGTAACACGACAAAAAGCGAGAGCAGCGAGTCGGAATTTCTGACGGACGGTATCGATCAGGCACGTTCATTGACCCTAAAAATACGTTTAAATCCGATGGATTTTGAATACTTCACGTCAGTAGTCAGAAGTGACGAGGAACAGAAATGGCAGGCTGCTCTTTACGAGTTACCTGCACGACCAGCGAAGAAAATTCCTTTGGATTATATAGATGAGAGAATCAAGGAAGTGTTGAATGCAACGATGAATAATTTCGAGACTAGTTTCTTGATCATACAATTGCTTCAAGGATTAAGGGACTATGATACACCTGCCGAACAAACGCCAGCCGTGCAAGTGTTAAAATTTGCTTTGGATACTATTTGGTCTCTACAATTTGGTATCGATGGAACTGGTCTCACTAGGATCGAATGCGCTACTTTAAAGGCCGCTGCTGCGAGATTGATGTTAATAGCTTTGGAACGTGTTCTCCGAGCTGATGAACCTACCACTGCTGTAATACACAATGGATTGTTACCTATGACTCTCAGATTACTTGAAGATGCTTGCACCAAATCAATTGGCAGTGATCTTTCACCGGACGAAGGCTCTTTACTTCAAGAATTTATCTTTGCAACCATGTACGGTATCATAACTTTTCTCTATTGCCTGTTACATCAGCGAAGTGCAAATGTTGATAATCTATCAGACTTTTTTGAACTTTTTCGACTGTTTGCCGAAAGTCAAGACGGTAAACTCATCGAGAAAACCATCTTGGCGATCGTTAGTTTACCGAGTGCTGACCCAACAAGATCTGTCGTACGTgcaaaaaaaatcattgatatgATCGGTGCCCTAACGAGTGGCCTAAAAAGGGTTCGACGAGATATCGCACATATGAGCCTATGTCACAGAAACAAACACAAATTTTGTGTAGATAACATTCAATCGCATCATCATTCCGATGTTCTTGGATTACCTTACACTGAATCAATCGTTGGTGTCTCGATCCTCGAACAAGCTTGTTGTGTGTCCTCACTTTTCATGACTCTAACTAATCTTTTGAAGGAATCTTATGCCTGTGTACCAGAGTTACGAATCAGATTATTAAAAGTGACGACGGCTGCTGGTACCTGTTGTTGTTTTTCACCAAAAATCCTTCTCTCGAGTATTGTCACTTTCCTGAAGAAACGTGATTACTCGACTTACAATCCAGCCGTTATTCTTCTCGAACGAACTCTCTTCAAAGAACTCGGTGCTTATCCGGTGATTAATAATTGTGAAACTTGCAACAGGCCACCTAATTATTCTTGGGAATTTTTGGAAATGTATAAGGAATTGCTAACACCTGATGATCCAAAGCTATCGTATATCGTAATTGCACACTTGCTGAAAGTAACGCCAACTTCAAAATTTCAAGTTAGACAGGAACTTCTCGTTCGTGTTTTTTATCCAACATTTTTGAAAGCCAaaacttattataataatgataaggaaTGCGTTGCTGCtaaatttcttattctttcttgcCTGTCCTTAATGTCAAATCTGATAGGAAACATGCAAATGTGGGAAAAATTTATAGAGATGGATGGATTAAAAGAAGTATTGGTTTTATTACCGGATGTAACGTTTACTAGAAGTGTTTATATTCTTCTAGAAGTGGCGGTGATCATGGAAATTTGGAATTCGAATTGCCATGAAGCTGATACTCTCAGAGAAACCGAAGAGATAGCATTGAAATCTTTGTTTAAATTTCTCGAAAATGAGACGAGCGATTTGTTGAACATATTAGAGGAACTTGAAAAAAACCAATCAAAGGAAAATCCAGAAAAATCATGGGAAAATGAAAATGCTTATGGACCTACAAAAGTAAATGTGGAAAgtgaagaaatagaaataattgtaCAATCGGAAAACTCTTCTCTTGAAGTTCTTGAAATAGATAATCAATCTTgcataaatgaaaatgttcaaccaaagttaaattataattcagaaacaatgattatattagAAACATCGGACATAGCGTCAATAACCACtggtaaagaaattaatttacagAAAGCAAGTGCAGTATGGAGAGCCACAGCTGGAGTTGCATTATGCAGTCCTAATTTTCGTCTAGAATTATCTTCACATCCAATAGCTAATGAagctttaaaattatttagatcATTAGCTATTAATGTTGCTACTGATAACATACATg ATATACTTTTACTTTCAGATACTAATAAATCAGCGTATAAGCTGTTTGAAGCTTTAATTACTTGCTGCTTAACATGCTCGTTGt GTGGTTGTGACGTAGCGATGGAGTTGAGAAAAGTATTAATGCAAACAGGAGTTAGACTTGGTCATGGAATAGCAACCATTATTGAAGCTTTGCTTAAAGTTTCCATGTTAAAACCTGCTCATGAACAAACTATTCCACAACAGCCTCGTGCTAGA TTACCTACTATGAATTTGGATACTTTGCCGGATTGTGGTGCTGAAGATAGTAGCACCGGAGAATATGTAACTGCTGATGATGGTTATGAAGCAGATATTGAAATACCAGGAAAAAGTTGTCATTCTAATGTAACAAAAAAGAGTGGCTCTATAGGACCAGTTGTTGAACCACGAGGTCATGCAAATGCACATCCAGCTTTATGCACATTAGCAATAGATTTGCTTATTCATTTCAGTAAGCA agACTTAGATGCTGAAAGAAGATCTATAGTGACTAATGGATTAAGAAAATTAGCAATTACGTGCAGAGAAAGCGTTTCAAGTTGCGCTGCTCTTGCGGGATCTGGTgtaattacaaaaatgttaaatgGATTCAAGGACATATTCACTAGCAATGATCCTCAGTATCAAG ATTTGCAACATGCTGCATTAGAAGTATTCACCCTTCTTGCAACACAAGCAATTTCATCCACGGAATTAGAcacatatttatcttttttcaaagTTAAAAAACCTccaatgtctttattattagaacCATTGTATCATCTGGTTATAACAGCTCGACCCCAACCGAATTTTATCCTATCGTTTCCTGTCGAATGTGATACACAAaagatattgaaatctcaaccagatgaaaataaatctctTGAAAAAGCTGAGAAtttagtaaataattttaaaaagaaacatttaagTATGGGAATTTGTAGCCCCTGGTCTGTACATGCAACATGTTTACCAGTTGGTCCTGAACTTACATGGTCAGTATGGTTGCTTGGTTGTTCTGCTTCCATGTGGTTACGAGTGGAAAGAggatttccttttaataataGAGGAACGATTATGAGCACAGCACCATTACTTAATACCAATAGCGAAAGCCTGTCTGATTGGGGTATCCTTTCAGATAATTGGAGTAGAGAAG GCCGAAAAACATTTGATCTTTTCTTGGGAACACCAGCAGTAGCAGGTTCATCATCACCACCCACACCAGCTAGCATTATACATTTGATGTCAATTGGAATGGAATATTTGGTATTAGAAATATGGCTCGATTTTAGATCAg ataAGTTAATTTTGCGATTAACTCGGCCAGACGATAAAACAAATCGAACCGTTTCTGAGACTTCCATAAGTGGCATCCTTCCTTCAGGACGTTGGCATCACTTAGCtataaatttcaaagataCAATTTTGAATAAACGTAGTGCCGTCATAGATGTTGTTATTTGGATAGATGGttggaaagaaattaatgcCCAATTACCCTTCGATGGCATTTTAGTAAGAAAACCAGGCACTACATGTATTTTACTCGGTCAGATCGGATCAACCAGTATTGGTGCTTGGTATCTCGGGAATTTAATGGTTTTtag ATATCCAGTTTTTACCAAAGAAAGAGCTTTATATCTTGCCAGTCTCGGACCAAATTTTACGAATCTTGCGgattgtattttaaatatggCAAAGCCTGATTTTGCACCTTTAATCACATCCGGAGCATTGAACGATGttcgtgaaataaaatttg aaGGAGGTAAATTCGATACAAGTAGACGAAAGTCTTATGGTGGTACTTATTTAAGACGTGCAGTTGAAACGAaagtattagaaaataaaattgattggGAATCAGTCATGGATGCTACCAATTCACAATTGGGAGAGTTGCAAGATGCTTTGCTTTTAAGTTATGAAGCTCAAAATCCTAACATCGTTCATTTGTATCCTCAAGCTATAGCTAATCCtg cAGTTGTAAGAAACTTGTTTCCTGGTCATCCTGGATTTAGAGTCGTATCTGCTCCTGAACATAGAGTATCTCAACAGCCACCATTATCAATAGCACCTATTTTGACAACTTGTTTAGAATGCCAACAATATAGAGGTCTTATACCTGCAGCAAGTTTAATGGGTGGTGttccaatatttttatttctttttgcaaGA GTAGTAGAGTTGAATTCTACCGAAGAGGAGCAAGCATTAGCATTTTCAATAGTCCTACATTTAACACGAAGCGATTcagaattattaaatcaatatcGTGCCGAAGGTGGTACATCATTACTTTTACGAGTTTTAGAATCACCACATTGCCACGCAGGTAGACATATGTTAAAAGCAATGTTAGATGCAGCTTGTGATAGTTCAATACTGATCAAAGATATCGGTAGCGGTAATCCTTCCATTTCACAAAATTGTGAAGCTGTGATTACTGATCCTGAACTCGTGAAAGGTGCTTTAACTGCTTGGAGAACATGGGCAAAATCAGAcacattaaatttattgttacAAGCAATATTACTTTTGTTAAGGGATCAACATTCTCAGCGTGAATTCAATGCCTTTCAATTAAATAGAGTTGGAATCGTGGATACTATATTAATGCTGTGCAAG gaACATTTCATGTATGAAGATTTAGGTGCAATATTAGAACCTTCCATAGGAAGTGTAGTGGTAGAATTAATCCGAGCACTAATGGGAGCTCCACCAGAATTTGAACACTTAGTTGCTATCACTGATTACTTAGTTCTTGTTCATCAAGCTTCAGAGACTTATATAACACATtctaaacataatatttattttttgttacctCCTTTGACTGAAGGAAAAGTTAATATACGAAAGTATTTAACAGTAACAAGTAGTTCTTCCGAAGAATCTATAGGAATATTGGAGAATAGCAAGTTGAACAAAGCTTTAACAAATGTACag atacaaaaaagtaaaacaattaaaaggaaagaacgtaGAAATGATCAATCTAAAGATACTAGTGCTGGAGAAGACTCAGGAATTGCAGCTAGCGATGGCTCAAATTTACAAACtaac gAAAAACAATCGACATACATAGATGAAAGAAAAGCTTGTCAAGGTCTAGTCTGTGaaggtttattattattgttaagagaTGCTATAAGAGTATTACCTGATAGTCAAGTTGGCCCTGTATTGAAACATGTTTTACGTGCAGAGGTTTTGTTAGTCCTAGCCAATAATCCTGACGCAAGAGTTCGTACAGCATTAATAAAGGTTATACAAACGTACCTCCAACGAGCTAGCGATGAAGAagtgaataaatttataaagcaaaaatattttttgcattTAGCAAACCAAATATCGCTTTATCCAGGAAGTGAGTCTCTTATTAATGCTTTAGAAAATCTTGCTTTAAGAGGGCCAACATTAGCAGCAATGCCACCATTAATGGCAATGATCGCAAAAACTGCTGCTATAGAATCGAATATAGCACATcctataatatcatttataacagATATTATAGCAAAg AATTCAAATGCTTTAAGAATGATCTTAGAGCAAGGCCTTATAGAATGCTTGGTGCAAGCCTTAATTGCTACAGCACATAGAGGTAACTCAACATCATTGAACCATGACATCCATGTATTACTTGTGGCAATTGCTACTAAGTTATTAGAATCTCCAGGAAATCATCAAATGCAAGCTGTATTAGAATTACATCTTATATTAAATCATATGGAACTTAAGGAAATGTCTGAATGTAACAAATGCACTATGTGTATACCTGTTATCAGAGATGCACAAGTTGCATTATTTGATGGTGAACTAGATGCATTAACAGCAAAAATCTCAACACATTCTGGATTTAGATTACGTAGTACAGCTTCTTATCTTGCTTCGGCATCTTATTTAACAACag ttCTTACTACATCGAGCGAACAGAGCGATCATGGTTCTCGATCGTCCAGTTATGGAAGTTTACATGGAACTTCTATTTCTGTCGTAAGAGAAACAGGAAAGGGAGAATTGTACGATCGTTTCCGTATGGTTTTGACTCGAGCTGTTGAATTTGTAACTGCTGCCGATGAGTCACCATCAGGGAATGAATTACAATTAACCAGAAGattattttcgattcttttACATGGATTATGCGATccattagaaagaaaaaatcattggAGTAGTGCATGGTTTACTAAACCtgctttaagaaaatatacagCAAAACTTATGGTATGGTTACTTGGGCCACAtcaaagtaataatactaGAATTTATGCAGTAAGATCTTTAATGGAAGAACCAAAGGCTCATGAAATTTTGTTATCACTTCTTGAGGTCCATCCGCAG gtAGAACAAAGATTCACTGTCTTCTTTTGGGATTTGTTACAAAGAGATGAAATGTCGAGTGCAGATGCTAGAATGTGTGCTGAATTTAGAGAAGCTCTTCGTATATGGGATCTTGCAAAAAGTATTGAACAAGCATCTCCAGGAATATGGAATGAAGAATTAGCTTTATTACGACGTGAATTAATGAGGGACAGAGATATATGGATTGATGCAAATCTTCCAGCAATATATAG AATCAGTAATAGATTTGATGGATTAGCTAAACAGTTAACTGACAGTGCGATGACTATAACTCGTACTGTAGTAGAAGAGCAAAATCGAGAACGCAAAGTATTAATGGAACGATTAAAACACGCAAGAGCCATGGAAGCTCAGTCGGTTGAAAAATGGAGAGATTTGGCTAAACGACTAACGCATGAAAGAGCATTGTGGCATTTTCCAGAAAGTTATCCATGTAGTTGGGAATTAGATCCAACAGAAGGACCTGCCAGAGTTCGAATTCGTTTACAAAGATGTCATTTGGATATcgatgaaagattttttttggcAGAACATAAGGACAAATTAG gagTATCTAAAATCGAAGCACCTttgtcatatttattttcaatgagcCGGCAAGATATTAATGCGTCGACTTTAATCGAGCGTTTACATACCAGTGAAAGAATACGTAAAATGTCTCAAGCCAAAGTTGTTACTCCAAGAGCAGAATTAGCAGGCGAAGTATTAATTGGAGAAACGTGTCTCTATTTCGTTCCTGATAATCCTGATGTACCATTGCATACAGAT atagCCTTAGGAGGTTTGGATTTAGCCATGGCTGGTGGTACAGCCTGGCGATTAGAAGATATTCGTGAATTACATAAAAGAAGATACCAATTACAAGAAAGagctattgaaatatttcttatcacTGGGAGAACCTATTTATTAGCATTTAATTCTTCCaag GAAAGAGATGAATTTGCAACAGAATTATCTACTTGTAATTTACCAAGACGTATTCCTGGTGATGATTTAGGAGAAGCAATTGCATTATGGAGAAGTGGCGCATTAACAAATTGGGAATATATAACTTGTTTAAATAAACTTGCTGGACGTTCTTACAATGATCTCATGCAATATCCTGTATTTCCGTTCGTGTTATCagattatattaatgataaaattgatCTAAATAATCCAAAAATTTATCG AAATTTTAAACGACCTATGGCTGTgcaagataaaaagaatgaacaacattatataaataattataat TATCTAAAACAAGCTCTTTCGGAAGGCTTAAATTTAATTGCTTTGAATCAAGAGCCATTCCATTATGGATCTCATTATAGTAATTCAGGCACAGTTTTACACTTTTTAGTAAGACTACCGCCCTTTACCAGCATGTTTTTATGTTATCAAG aTGATAACTTTGATATTCCTGATAGAACATTTCATGCATTGGCAACTACATGGAGATTAACTAGTTGCGATTCAACCACTGATGTTAAAGAATTAATACCAGAATTTTTCTATCTaccagaatttttattaaacttcGAAG gaTTCAATTTTGGTGTACGACAAAATGGTAATAGAGTCAGCGATGTCGAATTACCTAAATGGTGTGGTGGCGATGCTCGGTTATTCATATTAGCGCATAGAGCTGCACTCGAAGCAGACTTAGTAAGAGAAGTTTTACCGTACTGGATTGATCTCGTGTTTGGTTTTAGACAAACAGGACGACCAGCAGTCGAAGCAATTAACGTTTTTCATCCAGCG ACATATTATGGATTTAATGTAGAACAAATAGCCGATCCTTTAGAACGTCAAGCATGGGAAACAATGGTTAGGACATATGGACAAACACCAGCACAGTTATTTAGAAATTCACATCCATTACCCATTCAAAATCTTGGTACAGTAGTGGCTTCTACCTTGATACCACAAGTTATCGAAGGTGTTGAag GTATAAAATGGGGAAATTATGTAGGAGCACCAGGAAATGAACCTGTACTTTGCTGGAAACATAAACACAgaactttattatcttatcttaTTCCTTTAGCAACAGGCGATGTTTTTGGATTACCTAATTGTACAACACTTCTGATAGGATATGCTAAAGAAAAAG gTACTAGTATGTTTAGTGGAATGTCTGTTCTTGGTGCTGCATTAGCATCATGGGGTGGAAATGATGGAATAGCAAGActgaaatgtaaaaaagaacaacCTCCTAAACCATTAACGAAATCTTCTGGTCTCGATCCT aTCACAATCTTAGCATCTGCTCCCGATTGTGGCCAATTGTGGACTGGTTACTTATCTGGTAAAATAACAGTGCACACATATAATATTGGAACTAGCGGAAAAATAGAATTTAGCTCGATTCCAGCCTCTGTACTTTTAGCTCATAGAAATAGAGTAACTGCAATTTCGTTGTCAAGGGTATTTAGTATTGCAGTTTCTGGAGATGGAAAtggtgttattgttatttgggATTTAAATAG TTTATCATATATAAGATCAATTGTCTGTGATTACAAATATTCCATCCATCTATTATCCATCAGTGAAACGCTTGGAGATATAGCAGTaacatatgaaatatttaataaggcTGACAAAAAGGACTTGGCAGTTCGATCTGAATTACGAGTTTATACTATAAATGCTAGAAGCGTCGGTTCTGTTTTATCTAAATCTCGAATAACAGCTCTATGTTATAGTAATGCACCTGAAGGAGTTTCTGTTAACGTCGTTGCAACTGGATTGGATAATGGAGTAATAAG ATTATGGAGTAGTTGGGACTTACGATTAGTTcgagaaattataaatactgCGAAAGGATGTGGAGCTATAATTGCCATAGCTTGGGCTTTGGACCAGCATCATTTATATGCAGCTACAGAAGATTGTACAGTTTTGATATGGGAAGGTTCAAAACGCTTGAGTAATGGAACTCCgaaatttgtaaatttaacATCACTttga